The window TAGATTCCAAATCAGGGCTGAGATTAGTGTGATAGGCTAGCCTGGCATGGAGGCTGAGGAGAAAAGGGTGGTACAGGGGTCGGGGACAGAGGCCTGACATCAGTCAAAGGGAAGAGGGGTATATATGTGGAGAGCCACTTGGGGCTGAGGATGAGCCAGGGTTTGCAGGAGGGGTTCTGAGGGTGATCAACAGGAGGCCTGGGCCACAGGGTGTGGCTTGCCTAGGCAGACCCCAGGTGTGGCTAACTCTGGCACTTGGACACTAAGTGTTCCTCCTACCTGGTGGTTTTATTAGAAAGGCATCAGGGTCTGAGCAATCTTCCCCTCACACGGCCCCATCAAGTCTGGGAGAAGCACAAGGAAAGGAGCAGAAACCTTGATCTGACCCTGAAGGGAGAAGGGTTGGGTGGAACTGCAGGGTGCTTGTCACTGACTCCCACCGAATCCTTGCCTGGGCCTCTGTTGTGCTGTGGTTCTGTTGGGTTGATTCTCCCTGTGCCCAGCCTTGGCTGGTCTGATTTTCCAGCCATGGCTGCCTATCCACAGGCTCTGGACATGTTGGATTGAGGAATCGGAGTTTGGCCTTCAGTGGGTCCTGATGGATGGGGCACTCCCGCTAAATCAGCCTCCTGGGCAGTGCTGCCCAGGAAGTCAGGGGCCCCACCCTTTGGGGTGGCAGACTGTGGACCTGCTCAGGCAGGTCTGACCACATTCCTGCAGCAGGAGGGTTGGCAGTTAGCTTCCTGGAGCATGAAGGGGTGCCTTCCTGCCTAACTGACTTGCAGCAGTGGGGTGTCCCAAGAATCCCTTATAGGGGCTGTTTTCACAGGTCTGGTGGGGGGCCAAGGTTACCATTTTGGGGGTTACTACAGGAATTAGGATGAGCCATCCCCTGAATGCCAGGACAGATGAAACTCAGTTCCTTTGCCAGCCTGGCTTCCTGGAAAGCACTCTAAGATCAGGGATGGCTAGGGTGTTCTTGGAAAGGCAGGGGCTTCCTGTCTGGCTAGGGTGCTGCCAGGCTGGCTGGGACTCATGCTTTCCTCCCCTTGCAGCAATCCGTGTGACCTGCCTGGGTTCCTGTGGGGTCTCCAACAAGGCTAATGATGCAGGATGGGTGGTGGAAGAAAGCTACTTCAACAGCTCCCTGTCATTGGCTGACAAGGGTGAGTCTGTGAGCCAGTCCCTTATAGCATCCAAGTGGTGACCCCGAGGGCAGCCCTTGTCTGGAGTTGGCCTGTCTGGCCTGTCCACATCTGTCTCTTGGAACCCTGTGCTACTTCCCCATGGCTGTGTGCCCTGGTGGGCTACTTTCCCCTGCAGGCACTGTGGCATTGCCTCAGAGTGTCTGGGTGGCTGAAGGGGGCACCCTTCTTTGGTGCTAGATCTGGGTGGGCTCTGACCTTCTTGTAGCCATTTTATTCCCCTGTGTGCCCCACCTCCCCATTCAAGCCAAGTTCTCACCTGCAGCCTTTTGCTCAGGCCAGGGCTATGCTGCTGTGCTGAGATGGATGGGGAGACCAGTGTGGGCTGGGCAGCTGCAGGGCCACTGCTGTCCTGGCACTGTGGCTGCCCCATGGGCCTCCCGAGGCTGgcccccacctccctcctgtcTCTGCAGGGAGCCTGCCCGCTGGAGAGCACAGCTTCCCCTTCCAGTTCCTGCTTCCTGGTGAGAGCCCAGCTTGAATGGCTGCTAGGGACAATGGCCTGGGAGGGTAGGCCCCATAGGTGGAGTTGCCAGATGCCAGTTCCTGCTCTCTCCCTAGCCACAGCACCCACGTCCTTTGAGGGTCCTTTTGGCAGGATTGTGCACCAGGTGAGGGCTACCATCGACACTGCACGTTTCTCCAAGGATCACAAGTGCAGCCTTGTATTCTATATCTTGAGCCCTCTGAACCTGAACAGCATCCCAGACATTGAGGTGAGGATGGAACAGTGACCTCCTTGGTGGTCCCCATCTGTCCATCGTGCGGGGCAGAACTGAGGGTTTGGGTGTAGCAGCCTTTGTATTGAGCTGATCACTGGTACCTGGGGCAGGATTGAGAGGGCTTGTCCCAGTGCTGCGGGAATTCTGTTCACATTCACCTGCGCCCCACTTCCCTTTCTGTCTAGCAACCTAACGTGGCCTCTGCCACCAAGAAGTTCTCCTACAAGTTGGTGAAGACAGGCAGTGTGGTCCTCACGGCCAGCACCGATCTCCGAGGCTATGTGGTGGGGCAGGTGCTACGGCTGCAGGCTGAGATAGAGAACCAGTCGGGCAAGGACACCAGCCCTGTGGTGGCCAGTCTGCTGCAGGTCAGTGAGCTGTGGCTACTCAGGCCTATCCCCGTGGTACAGGTGGAGGGACGGGTTGGTTGCCAGCCTTCCCAGGCTCATAAgctgtttttttccccagaaagtgTCTTATAAGGCCAAGCGCTGGATCTACGACGTGCGGACCATTGCGGAGGTGGAGGGTGCTGGTGTCAAGGCCTGGAGGCGTGCGCAGTGGCAAGAGCAGATCTTGGTGCCTGCCCTGCCACAGTCAGCCTTGCCGGGCTGCAGCCTTATCCACATTGACTATTACCTGCAGGTTTGGTGCTGCTGAGGGTGGGGTGGCCTGAGGCTGGGTGGCCTTGACCCTGGCCCCTCACCACCCCCATCCTCCCCAGGTCTCCATGAAGGTGCCTGAAGCCACCGTGACCCTCCCCATCTTTGTTGGCAATATTGCTGTGAACCatgctcccctgagccctgggcCAGGCTTGGAGCCACCTGCTGGACCCTCACCCCAAGTGGTGCCTTCCGCACCACCCCAGGAGGAAGCTGAGGTTGTGGCTGGCGGCCCCCACTTCTCGGACCTGGTCTCCCTCTCCACCAAGAGCCACTCACAGCAGCAGCCACCACCTGCTGTCTTGTGTTCTGTGCCTGTCGCCCCTGAGCCCTGTGCTCATGATGGCAGTCCTGCTCCCCACTCTCTGCACCCTCCCTTGTGCATCTCTACAGGTGCCACTGTCCCCTACTTTGCAGAGGGCTTTGGGGGCCCAGTGCCCACCACCAGCGCCTTGATCCTTCCCCCGGAGTACAGTTCTTGGGGCTACCCCTATGGTGAGTGGGAAGGCCAGGGATGGAGGTTGGGGAGGAGATGCCACAGCCCCTTGCAGACACAACTCTCTCCCCACAGAGGCCCCACCTTCTTATGAGCAGAGCTGCAGTGGTGCAGACCTTGGCCTGACTCCCAGGAGCTGACCCTTGAGAGCTGACCTCA is drawn from Urocitellus parryii isolate mUroPar1 chromosome 4, mUroPar1.hap1, whole genome shotgun sequence and contains these coding sequences:
- the Arrdc1 gene encoding arrestin domain-containing protein 1; translated protein: MGRVQLFEIRLSHGRVVYSPGEPLTGTVRVRLGAQLPFRAIRVTCLGSCGVSNKANDAGWVVEESYFNSSLSLADKGSLPAGEHSFPFQFLLPATAPTSFEGPFGRIVHQVRATIDTARFSKDHKCSLVFYILSPLNLNSIPDIEQPNVASATKKFSYKLVKTGSVVLTASTDLRGYVVGQVLRLQAEIENQSGKDTSPVVASLLQKVSYKAKRWIYDVRTIAEVEGAGVKAWRRAQWQEQILVPALPQSALPGCSLIHIDYYLQVSMKVPEATVTLPIFVGNIAVNHAPLSPGPGLEPPAGPSPQVVPSAPPQEEAEVVAGGPHFSDLVSLSTKSHSQQQPPPAVLCSVPVAPEPCAHDGSPAPHSLHPPLCISTGATVPYFAEGFGGPVPTTSALILPPEYSSWGYPYEAPPSYEQSCSGADLGLTPRS